One stretch of Pelmatolapia mariae isolate MD_Pm_ZW linkage group LG3_W, Pm_UMD_F_2, whole genome shotgun sequence DNA includes these proteins:
- the LOC134623992 gene encoding Fc receptor-like protein 5, with the protein MSSSLTLTARLTVSPSSSQLFEGDFVSLSCEEDDSSAGWTLRRNTSKQQRTQCGDGWGEGAGSSCNITVFPLDSGVYWCESREGPISNMVNLTVTGGSVILQSPVLPVMEGDDVTLLCKTKTTPSNLPAAFYKDGSLIRKQPTGHMTIQHVSRSDEGLYKCDISGHGESPSSWITVTDKHTTTPPPTSTSNPASTPDPAAVRT; encoded by the exons ATGTCCAGTTCAttaaccctcacagctcgtctgactgtgagtcccagcagctctcagctgtttgaaggagactttgtgtctctgagctgtgaggaggacgacagctctgctggatggactctgaggagaaacacaagcaaacaacagaggactcagtgtggagatgggtggggaGAAGGTGCTGGTTCTTCCTGTAACATCACTGTTTTCCCATtggacagtggagtttactggtgtgagtccagagagggtcccatcagtaacatggttaacctgacagtcactg gtggatcagtgatcctgcagagtcctgtcctccctgtgatggagggagatgacgtcactctgctctgtaaaacaaagaccactccctccaacctcccagctgctttctataaagatggctccctcatcaggaagcagcctacaggtcacatgaccatccagcatgtttccaggtctgatgaaggcctctacaagtgtgacatcagcggtcatggagagtctccatccagctggatcactgtcacag acaaacacaccaccacacctccacctacatccacctcTAACCCTGCATCTACCCCTGATCCAGCTGCAGTGAGAACATAA